The following proteins are co-located in the Candidatus Accumulibacter cognatus genome:
- a CDS encoding acetyl/propionyl/methylcrotonyl-CoA carboxylase subunit alpha gives MFTKILIANRGEIACRVIRTARRMGVRTVAVFSEADANARHVRLADEAVCIGPPAARDSYLIAERMLDAVRRTGAQAVHPGYGFLSENERFADACAAAGIVFIGPPAAAIRAMGSKSAAKTLMAAAGVPLTPGYHGDEQEADFLHAQADAIGYPVLIKAAAGGGGKGMRLVEKSDDFAAALASCRREAISSFASDQVLIEKYLRRSRHIEIQIFADTLGNCVHLFERDCSVQRRHQKVLEEAPAPGMTPARRAVMGQAAVDAARAVGYVGAGTVEFIASDTFAQDGNFYFMEMNTRLQVEHPVTEMITGQDLVEWQLRVASGEPLPLRQEQLDIRGHALEARIYAENPDQQFLPSTGRLLHLARPAESLNVRVDTGIEQGDEITPYYDPMIAKLIVWDIDRHAALGRMRQALADYRIVGVSTNIDFLSRLVACPAFANADLDTGLIERSRDFLFPAQSDPPSSVFFVAAVAGLLREYAAALARASHSGDPWSPWSLHDGWRLNIQPRRTLTYRSGDTRHEVLVAYAADGWRLTLGNESVLARGRVLDSGQFAGQLAVELDDRRLVASVVAVTEKQERHVFLNGTNYVILRDDPLHLVAAGGAQGGGLTAPMPGKVIALLAAVGQRVDKGAPLLILEAMKMEHTITAPKNGRVKAFHYAAGDQVADAAELVDFEVEP, from the coding sequence GGTGTGCATCGGTCCGCCTGCGGCCCGCGATTCCTATCTGATCGCCGAGCGGATGCTCGATGCGGTCAGGCGTACCGGCGCACAGGCGGTGCATCCGGGCTATGGCTTTCTCTCCGAGAATGAGCGCTTCGCCGACGCCTGCGCGGCTGCCGGGATCGTTTTCATCGGTCCGCCGGCCGCGGCGATTCGCGCCATGGGTTCGAAGTCCGCGGCCAAGACACTGATGGCCGCCGCCGGCGTTCCCCTGACGCCGGGCTACCACGGTGACGAGCAGGAAGCTGATTTTCTGCACGCGCAGGCCGACGCCATCGGCTACCCAGTGCTGATCAAGGCGGCCGCCGGCGGGGGCGGCAAGGGCATGCGTCTGGTCGAGAAGAGCGACGATTTTGCCGCCGCGCTGGCCTCGTGCCGGCGCGAAGCGATCTCGTCATTCGCTTCCGATCAGGTGCTGATCGAGAAATACCTGCGCCGTTCGCGGCACATCGAGATCCAGATCTTTGCCGATACCCTGGGCAATTGCGTGCATCTCTTCGAACGTGACTGCTCGGTGCAGCGCCGCCACCAGAAAGTCCTCGAAGAGGCGCCGGCACCCGGCATGACGCCGGCGCGCCGCGCCGTCATGGGCCAGGCGGCGGTTGACGCTGCCCGTGCGGTCGGCTACGTCGGCGCCGGTACCGTCGAATTCATCGCCAGCGATACCTTCGCACAGGACGGCAACTTCTATTTCATGGAGATGAACACCCGCCTGCAGGTCGAACATCCGGTGACCGAAATGATCACCGGACAGGATCTCGTCGAGTGGCAGTTGCGCGTCGCCAGTGGCGAGCCCCTGCCGCTGCGCCAGGAACAGCTCGACATTCGCGGGCACGCGCTGGAAGCGCGCATCTACGCAGAAAATCCTGACCAGCAATTCCTGCCCTCGACGGGTCGCCTGCTGCATCTGGCGAGGCCGGCCGAGAGCCTCAACGTTCGCGTCGATACCGGCATCGAACAGGGCGACGAAATCACGCCTTACTACGACCCGATGATCGCCAAGCTGATCGTCTGGGATATCGACCGGCATGCAGCGCTCGGGCGCATGCGGCAGGCGCTGGCCGATTACCGCATCGTCGGGGTCAGTACCAACATCGACTTCCTGTCACGGCTGGTGGCCTGCCCGGCTTTTGCCAACGCCGATCTCGATACCGGTCTGATCGAGCGCAGCCGCGACTTTCTCTTCCCGGCGCAAAGCGATCCTCCAAGCAGCGTTTTCTTCGTCGCCGCGGTCGCCGGTTTGCTGCGCGAATACGCGGCAGCGCTCGCCAGGGCCAGCCACTCGGGTGACCCCTGGTCGCCGTGGAGCCTGCACGACGGTTGGCGTCTGAACATCCAGCCGCGACGCACGCTGACCTACCGCAGCGGGGATACCCGGCATGAAGTCCTCGTCGCCTACGCCGCCGATGGCTGGCGCCTGACACTCGGCAATGAGTCGGTCCTCGCGCGTGGCCGCGTCCTCGACAGCGGCCAGTTCGCCGGGCAACTGGCGGTCGAACTCGACGATCGCCGCCTGGTGGCGAGTGTCGTCGCGGTGACCGAAAAGCAGGAACGCCACGTTTTTCTCAATGGCACCAATTACGTCATCCTGCGCGACGATCCGCTGCACCTCGTCGCAGCGGGCGGCGCGCAGGGCGGTGGCCTGACCGCTCCGATGCCGGGCAAGGTCATCGCTTTGCTGGCCGCGGTCGGACAGCGGGTGGACAAGGGCGCGCCGCTCCTGATTCTCGAGGCGATGAAAATGGAACACACGATTACCGCGCCGAAGAACGGCCGCGTCAAGGCCTTCCACTATGCCGCCGGCGACCAGGTCGCCGATGCAGCCGAACTGGTCGATTTCGAGGTCGAGCCATGA
- a CDS encoding hydroxymethylglutaryl-CoA lyase, with the protein MTLPARVKLVEVGPRDGLQNEQAIVPTAIKVELIERLADAGLSAIEATSFVSPQWVPQMADNAEVLRALLAGPQRRPAPSYPVLTPNLKGFDAAVEAGAQEVAIFAAASETFSRKNINCSIAESLKRFAAVVDAASALEVRIRGYVSCVVACPYEGAVDPAKSAWVAERLLEMGCYEVSLGDTIGAGTPASIKRMIEACAAVVPIERLAGHYHDTYGMAIANIYASLELGMAVFDSSIAGLGGCPYAAGASGNVASEDVVYLLQGLGIECGVDMEKLLVASQFIAHFLGRQPASKVARALLARQSAR; encoded by the coding sequence ATGACCCTGCCAGCACGCGTCAAACTGGTCGAGGTCGGGCCACGCGACGGCTTGCAGAACGAGCAAGCGATCGTTCCGACGGCGATCAAGGTCGAACTGATCGAACGTCTTGCCGATGCCGGACTGTCGGCCATCGAGGCCACCTCCTTCGTCTCGCCGCAGTGGGTGCCGCAAATGGCCGACAATGCCGAGGTGCTGCGCGCGCTGCTGGCCGGCCCGCAACGTCGGCCAGCGCCCTCGTACCCGGTATTGACCCCCAACCTCAAGGGTTTCGACGCCGCCGTCGAAGCCGGCGCCCAGGAAGTCGCGATTTTCGCGGCGGCTTCGGAGACCTTCTCGCGGAAGAACATCAACTGCAGCATCGCCGAGAGCCTGAAGCGCTTCGCTGCCGTCGTCGATGCCGCCAGCGCGCTCGAGGTCAGGATCCGTGGCTATGTCTCGTGCGTCGTCGCCTGCCCTTACGAAGGCGCGGTCGATCCCGCGAAGAGCGCCTGGGTTGCCGAGCGACTGCTCGAGATGGGCTGCTACGAAGTCTCCCTCGGCGATACCATCGGTGCCGGTACGCCGGCCTCGATCAAACGAATGATCGAGGCCTGCGCGGCCGTGGTGCCGATCGAAAGGCTGGCGGGACATTACCATGACACCTACGGGATGGCCATCGCCAACATCTACGCCTCGCTCGAACTCGGCATGGCGGTGTTTGACAGCTCGATCGCCGGACTCGGTGGCTGCCCGTATGCCGCCGGTGCGAGTGGCAACGTTGCCAGCGAGGATGTGGTCTATCTGCTGCAGGGCCTGGGCATTGAATGCGGAGTCGATATGGAAAAGCTGCTGGTCGCCAGCCAGTTCATCGCGCACTTCCTGGGCCGCCAACCGGCGTCGAAGGTGGCGCGCGCCTTGCTTGCCAGGCAGAGCGCCCGATGA
- a CDS encoding DUF1289 domain-containing protein: protein MSTARNTLLRQGLASPCINVCRMDDRTGWCLGCFRTIDEIADWSRATDDRRLQILLAVERRRFEHDPAGCASGGDFRADCDR, encoded by the coding sequence ATGAGCACTGCTCGAAATACGCTGCTCAGGCAAGGGCTTGCCTCGCCCTGCATCAATGTCTGCCGAATGGACGATCGTACCGGCTGGTGTCTGGGTTGCTTCCGGACGATCGATGAAATTGCCGACTGGAGCCGCGCCACCGATGACCGGCGCCTGCAGATTCTGCTGGCCGTCGAGCGCCGGCGTTTCGAGCACGATCCGGCCGGCTGTGCGTCGGGAGGTGATTTCCGTGCTGATTGCGATCGTTGA
- a CDS encoding DUF1289 domain-containing protein produces the protein MNESEEEYFCVGICMPDPDSGYCLGCGRPPLPVSSITQGIVVEELRREPLYDALPNNDSPDRS, from the coding sequence ATGAACGAGTCTGAAGAAGAATATTTCTGCGTCGGCATCTGCATGCCCGACCCCGATTCCGGTTACTGCCTCGGCTGCGGTCGTCCGCCGCTGCCGGTCTCGTCGATCACGCAAGGAATCGTCGTCGAGGAACTTCGCCGCGAACCCCTCTATGACGCCTTGCCGAACAACGACTCGCCAGATCGAAGCTGA
- a CDS encoding MBL fold metallo-hydrolase produces MLPDSLRVLERGWLSSNNIVFLEGEQAALIDSGYVTHAAQTVALLEHTLAGRRLTRLLNTHSHSDHIGGNAAVTEAFGCQVIVPQGIDATIAEWDEEALLLSPLGQSGARFRHDATIAAGDEVELGGLNWRAIAVPGHDMDALAFHNPERRLLISGDALWRNGFGVIFSELLGHPEDAGGLKAARETLDVLARLPIDGVIPGHGAPFVEVADAFERAYQRLATFEQNVELLARHALRVILAFALLERRQLPRADLPDFLASLSFCRSVNARYLNHSNGVLAQWLVRDLMRAGTLRDVDGMLLAV; encoded by the coding sequence ATGCTTCCCGATAGTCTGCGGGTACTTGAACGCGGCTGGCTGTCATCGAACAACATCGTCTTTCTCGAAGGCGAGCAGGCGGCGCTGATCGACAGTGGCTACGTGACGCATGCCGCACAGACGGTCGCCCTGCTCGAACACACGCTGGCCGGTCGCCGGCTGACGCGGCTGCTGAACACCCACTCGCATTCCGACCATATCGGGGGCAACGCGGCCGTGACCGAGGCCTTCGGTTGCCAGGTGATCGTTCCCCAGGGGATCGATGCGACGATTGCCGAGTGGGACGAAGAGGCCTTGCTGCTCTCGCCGCTTGGCCAGTCGGGCGCGCGCTTTCGCCATGATGCAACGATCGCGGCCGGCGATGAAGTCGAGCTCGGCGGGCTCAACTGGCGTGCGATTGCCGTTCCCGGTCACGACATGGATGCGCTGGCCTTTCACAACCCGGAGCGACGCCTCCTGATCTCGGGTGATGCCTTGTGGCGCAACGGCTTCGGGGTGATTTTCTCGGAACTGCTGGGCCATCCGGAGGATGCGGGGGGGCTGAAGGCCGCGCGTGAAACGCTGGATGTCCTGGCACGCCTGCCGATCGATGGGGTGATCCCCGGCCACGGTGCGCCCTTCGTCGAGGTGGCCGATGCCTTCGAGCGTGCCTATCAGCGGCTGGCCACCTTTGAACAGAATGTCGAGCTGCTGGCCAGACATGCCCTCCGGGTCATTCTCGCTTTTGCCTTGCTGGAAAGGCGGCAACTGCCGCGCGCCGATCTCCCGGATTTTCTCGCCAGCCTCAGTTTCTGTCGGAGCGTCAATGCTCGCTATCTGAACCATAGCAACGGGGTGCTCGCGCAATGGCTGGTCCGCGACCTGATGCGGGCGGGGACCCTGCGGGACGTCGATGGCATGTTGCTGGCCGTCTAA
- a CDS encoding IS1182 family transposase, translating into MSHFIVTDRKTDYLLPPSLDDWLNEDHLARFIVEVIDSLDLSKLTWQYAGRGSKAYHPATLLAILVYGYATGIFSSRRLEQATYDSVAFRYIAAGSHPDHDSLATFRRRFLEELSDLFVQVLEMAREMKLLKLGNVCLDGTKIQANASRHRALSHGHIEKLEAQLKAEVQELFALAEQADQAEVPDGVSLPEEIKRREDRLVAMAAAKAKIAARAEERYQREKAQYDEKRARRKAKEEETGRKWGGRVPKAPEPGVRDSDQINLTDEESSIMPVAGGGFEQAYNAQAAVDPATLLVVAVGVTQAPNDKEQVEPMLATLQAQADGLGSVHGMIADTGFYSEKNIKACEAAGIVPLIAVARDEHHPDWRERHSEPAALPEHATPVQAMSHRLKTRAGRALYALRKQTVEPVFGIIKSVMGFRQFSLRGWQKVTGEWTLVCLAWNLKRMAKLRPQ; encoded by the coding sequence ATGTCCCATTTCATCGTCACCGATCGCAAGACCGACTACCTGCTGCCGCCGTCACTCGACGATTGGTTGAACGAGGATCATTTGGCGCGATTCATTGTGGAGGTGATCGACTCGCTTGATTTGTCGAAGCTGACGTGGCAGTACGCTGGACGGGGATCGAAGGCGTACCATCCGGCGACGCTGCTGGCCATTCTGGTCTATGGCTACGCGACGGGTATTTTCTCCAGCCGCAGGCTGGAGCAGGCGACCTACGATTCGGTCGCCTTTCGCTACATTGCCGCCGGCAGCCATCCCGATCACGACAGCCTGGCGACGTTCCGCCGGCGTTTTCTGGAGGAACTGAGCGACTTGTTCGTGCAGGTTCTGGAGATGGCCCGGGAGATGAAGCTGCTGAAACTGGGCAATGTCTGTCTTGACGGCACGAAGATTCAGGCCAACGCCTCCCGCCACCGTGCGCTTTCGCACGGCCACATTGAAAAGCTGGAAGCGCAACTCAAGGCGGAGGTGCAGGAACTGTTCGCGCTGGCCGAACAGGCGGATCAGGCGGAGGTTCCGGACGGCGTCAGCCTGCCGGAAGAAATCAAGCGCCGCGAAGATCGGCTGGTGGCGATGGCGGCGGCCAAGGCGAAGATTGCGGCGCGGGCCGAGGAGCGCTATCAGCGAGAGAAGGCGCAGTACGACGAGAAGAGGGCGCGGCGCAAGGCGAAAGAAGAAGAGACCGGCAGGAAGTGGGGGGGCAGAGTGCCCAAAGCCCCCGAGCCCGGCGTACGGGACAGTGACCAGATCAATCTGACCGACGAAGAATCGAGCATCATGCCGGTGGCCGGTGGCGGCTTCGAGCAGGCGTACAACGCCCAGGCGGCGGTTGATCCCGCGACCCTGCTGGTGGTGGCGGTCGGCGTGACGCAAGCCCCCAACGACAAGGAGCAGGTCGAGCCGATGCTGGCGACGCTCCAGGCGCAGGCCGATGGGCTGGGTTCCGTGCACGGGATGATCGCCGACACGGGCTTCTACAGCGAGAAGAACATCAAGGCGTGCGAGGCGGCCGGCATCGTCCCCTTGATCGCGGTGGCGCGCGACGAGCACCATCCTGACTGGCGGGAGCGGCATAGCGAACCGGCCGCGCTACCGGAGCATGCGACACCCGTGCAGGCCATGTCGCATCGTTTGAAGACCAGAGCGGGGCGAGCGCTCTATGCGTTGCGCAAGCAGACCGTCGAGCCGGTCTTCGGCATCATCAAGTCGGTCATGGGCTTTCGCCAGTTTTCCTTGCGGGGTTGGCAGAAGGTCACCGGGGAATGGACGCTGGTCTGCCTGGCGTGGAATTTGAAGCGCATGGCCAAGTTGCGCCCGCAGTAG
- a CDS encoding FkbM family methyltransferase, giving the protein MWSLLEYFPEEFRINILDIGAALNEQPPYQSLVNAGRAKIIGFEPNLEECERLKQCYGEPHCFFPYFVGDGRSAIFHETNWVLTGSLYEPNSPLLEKFQNLAELVTPVGKHPVNTTRLDDIDEISDVDFVKIDVQGSELAVFQNGLRALSGTLLIQTEVEFVELYKGQPMFADVDSFLRGAGFQFHAFNGFGSRTFKPLVVNGDINQGVRQALWSDALYVRDWMSLDVLDATKLKKYAVLAHDLLQSYDLAHLVLLTLDKKTGGSFAARYLGQLTESSMEQPDE; this is encoded by the coding sequence ATGTGGAGTCTATTGGAATATTTCCCCGAGGAATTCAGGATCAACATACTCGACATCGGGGCGGCACTGAATGAACAACCACCCTATCAGTCACTGGTGAATGCCGGCCGGGCGAAGATCATCGGCTTCGAGCCGAACCTCGAAGAATGCGAACGATTGAAACAATGTTACGGAGAGCCGCATTGCTTTTTTCCATACTTCGTTGGCGATGGACGATCAGCGATTTTTCATGAAACCAACTGGGTGTTGACAGGCTCGCTTTACGAACCCAATTCTCCACTCCTCGAGAAGTTCCAGAATCTTGCAGAACTGGTGACGCCAGTGGGCAAGCATCCGGTAAACACCACCCGACTTGACGACATCGATGAGATCTCTGATGTCGATTTCGTCAAGATTGACGTTCAGGGAAGCGAGCTTGCTGTCTTCCAGAACGGATTGCGCGCACTTTCCGGCACGCTCCTGATACAGACCGAGGTCGAGTTCGTCGAACTGTACAAGGGGCAGCCGATGTTCGCCGACGTGGATTCCTTTCTCAGGGGCGCAGGGTTTCAGTTTCACGCCTTCAATGGCTTTGGCAGTCGCACATTTAAGCCCCTGGTTGTCAATGGCGATATCAACCAGGGGGTTCGTCAGGCGCTATGGTCGGATGCTCTTTATGTCCGCGACTGGATGAGTCTGGATGTCCTTGATGCAACCAAACTCAAAAAGTATGCCGTACTTGCGCACGATCTGCTGCAGTCGTACGATCTTGCCCATCTGGTGCTCTTGACGCTAGACAAGAAAACCGGCGGCAGTTTCGCCGCCAGGTACCTGGGTCAATTGACCGAAAGTAGTATGGAGCAACCGGACGAATGA
- a CDS encoding nitronate monooxygenase: MILQKLLRIEIPIIQAPMAGVQGSALAVAVSNAGGLGSLPCAMLGVEAMRQELTEIQGQTTKPYNVNFFCHAQPGPDARREAMWRQLLSPYFREFGIDASAIPAGPGRVPFSAAAAEVLEEFQPAVVSFHFGLPAPELLERVRRWGAKILSSATTVDEALWLEARGVDAVIAQGLEAGGHRGHFLSEDLGMQVGTFALVPQIVRAVKIPVIAAGGIADAKGVAAAMALGAAGVQIGTAYMLCAEATTSAVHRAALKSDAARVTALTNLFTGRPARGIVNRLMRELGPINPAAPAFPLATAAIAPLRAQAESLGSGEFSPLWAGQNASGCKEVPASLLTRELAGALEYGRQHRDPGEAPQAARP, encoded by the coding sequence ATGATCTTGCAGAAACTCCTTCGCATAGAGATCCCGATCATTCAAGCCCCGATGGCGGGGGTGCAGGGTAGCGCCTTAGCCGTTGCGGTTTCTAACGCGGGCGGGCTGGGCTCGCTTCCCTGCGCCATGCTCGGTGTGGAAGCCATGCGCCAGGAACTAACGGAGATCCAAGGGCAAACTACCAAACCTTACAACGTCAATTTCTTCTGTCACGCGCAGCCCGGGCCCGACGCCAGGCGCGAAGCGATGTGGCGACAGTTGCTTTCTCCTTATTTTCGCGAGTTCGGAATCGACGCGAGCGCCATTCCCGCGGGGCCGGGCCGTGTGCCCTTCAGCGCCGCAGCCGCCGAGGTGCTGGAGGAATTCCAGCCCGCCGTCGTGAGTTTTCATTTCGGCCTGCCCGCACCCGAACTGCTGGAGCGGGTACGCAGGTGGGGCGCGAAAATTCTTTCTTCCGCAACGACTGTCGACGAAGCGCTCTGGCTGGAGGCGCGTGGAGTGGATGCCGTCATCGCGCAAGGGCTCGAAGCGGGCGGGCATCGCGGTCACTTTCTGTCGGAGGACCTCGGCATGCAGGTCGGCACGTTCGCATTGGTGCCGCAGATCGTTCGGGCGGTGAAGATCCCGGTCATCGCCGCCGGTGGCATCGCGGACGCCAAGGGTGTCGCGGCAGCCATGGCGCTCGGCGCTGCCGGGGTGCAGATCGGGACAGCCTATATGTTGTGCGCCGAAGCCACCACGAGCGCGGTGCATCGCGCGGCCCTGAAAAGCGACGCCGCTCGCGTCACGGCGCTCACCAACCTGTTCACCGGACGGCCCGCTCGCGGCATCGTGAACCGCCTGATGCGCGAACTTGGGCCCATCAACCCTGCCGCCCCGGCTTTTCCTCTAGCGACGGCAGCCATCGCTCCCTTGCGCGCCCAGGCGGAAAGCCTGGGCAGCGGCGAGTTCTCACCCTTGTGGGCAGGTCAAAATGCCAGCGGCTGCAAAGAAGTGCCAGCATCGCTTCTTACCCGAGAGTTGGCAGGCGCACTCGAATATGGACGCCAACACCGCGATCCAGGGGAGGCTCCGCAAGCGGCGCGTCCCTGA
- a CDS encoding SGNH/GDSL hydrolase family protein, whose translation MQHILVYSDSLSWGIVPTTRKRLHFEQRWPGVMEISLCSSGQKVRVIEDCLNGRRTVWDDPFKPGRNGLVGLAQRIEIHSPLDLVVLMLGTNDFQSMHEYNAWHSSQGISALVSAIRTAPIEPGMPMPQILVVAPPAIRMPKGPIAPKFEGGETKCIGLSAAYQLVCEEVDCHFFDAGSVITSSNVDGVHLDLEQHWALGNAVAEVVQPLLSRNVL comes from the coding sequence ATGCAGCACATCCTTGTCTACTCTGATTCATTGTCCTGGGGCATTGTCCCAACGACACGAAAGCGCCTGCATTTCGAGCAACGCTGGCCGGGGGTCATGGAAATATCCCTCTGTTCTTCTGGTCAGAAAGTTCGGGTCATCGAGGATTGTCTGAACGGTCGGCGCACCGTATGGGATGATCCCTTCAAACCAGGACGGAACGGTCTCGTCGGGTTGGCTCAACGAATCGAAATTCACTCGCCGCTTGACCTTGTTGTGCTTATGCTCGGAACAAACGATTTCCAGTCCATGCACGAGTACAACGCCTGGCATTCATCTCAAGGCATCAGTGCGCTCGTATCGGCTATTCGTACTGCACCTATCGAGCCGGGCATGCCAATGCCACAAATACTGGTGGTTGCGCCGCCTGCCATCCGAATGCCAAAAGGACCGATTGCGCCAAAATTCGAGGGCGGCGAAACCAAGTGCATTGGATTGTCCGCTGCCTACCAGTTGGTGTGCGAAGAGGTTGACTGCCATTTCTTCGATGCAGGCAGCGTAATCACATCGAGCAATGTGGATGGTGTGCATCTTGATCTTGAGCAGCACTGGGCCCTTGGTAACGCAGTGGCCGAAGTTGTTCAACCGCTGCTCTCAAGAAACGTGCTCTAA
- a CDS encoding BrnT family toxin, which produces MVICTHILWDDGKRQANLDKHGLDFTDAVMVLESPYRLDVESVRGGEQRTQSFAYVFDVLAVLTVVHVAREDAVRIVSFRPASEEERSAYHGWLENDFNDN; this is translated from the coding sequence ATGGTCATATGTACGCACATTCTCTGGGACGATGGGAAGCGGCAAGCGAACCTCGACAAGCATGGACTGGACTTTACCGATGCGGTGATGGTACTGGAGAGTCCCTATCGCCTTGACGTTGAGAGTGTGCGAGGCGGCGAACAGCGGACGCAATCGTTCGCTTACGTGTTTGATGTGCTGGCAGTGCTGACGGTTGTGCATGTGGCGCGCGAAGACGCCGTGCGGATCGTGAGTTTCCGCCCGGCGAGCGAAGAGGAAAGGAGCGCTTACCATGGCTGGCTCGAAAATGACTTCAACGACAACTGA
- a CDS encoding BrnA antitoxin family protein, protein MAGSKMTSTTTDRMRAARNRGESKTDVTKVRAGTPYVWDGKNEDERPLTREEMQAGIEVYRKQRGRPTGGDKESTTIRFDRDVLAAFRAGGPGWQTRMNAALRDWLKTHSRE, encoded by the coding sequence ATGGCTGGCTCGAAAATGACTTCAACGACAACTGATAGGATGCGTGCCGCTCGCAATCGCGGCGAGAGCAAGACTGACGTGACCAAAGTGCGTGCCGGAACCCCATACGTTTGGGACGGTAAGAACGAAGACGAACGGCCGCTGACGCGCGAAGAAATGCAGGCCGGGATTGAGGTATACCGGAAGCAGCGCGGGCGTCCGACAGGCGGCGACAAAGAGTCGACCACCATTCGGTTCGACCGCGACGTTCTCGCGGCCTTCCGCGCAGGTGGTCCGGGCTGGCAGACGCGGATGAACGCGGCGCTACGCGACTGGCTCAAGACTCACTCCCGTGAGTAA
- a CDS encoding MarR family transcriptional regulator — MKAIIEVSKRGSAVRSARAQLAASRRGTSPDFKLSFESARMLFSELTPARVDLLDTLRRVGPCSVYALAKAAERNYSNVHTDATRLEELGLIERNEEGQVSVPYESVEILVPLAQVA; from the coding sequence ATGAAGGCCATCATCGAAGTCTCCAAGCGCGGATCTGCAGTGCGGAGCGCCCGCGCACAACTAGCTGCCAGCCGTCGCGGTACTTCACCAGACTTCAAGCTCAGCTTCGAATCAGCACGCATGCTCTTCTCTGAGCTCACTCCCGCCCGAGTCGATCTCCTGGATACCCTGCGCCGTGTTGGGCCGTGCAGTGTCTATGCCTTGGCAAAGGCTGCTGAGCGCAACTACTCGAACGTCCATACAGACGCGACGCGACTTGAAGAGCTTGGCCTGATTGAGCGGAACGAAGAGGGACAGGTATCAGTACCGTACGAGTCGGTCGAAATACTTGTCCCACTGGCGCAAGTGGCGTGA